In one Rutidosis leptorrhynchoides isolate AG116_Rl617_1_P2 chromosome 8, CSIRO_AGI_Rlap_v1, whole genome shotgun sequence genomic region, the following are encoded:
- the LOC139864800 gene encoding uncharacterized protein, producing MDAVDTLSRSETSFYNCSVGSDIKPSGIIPNDPKMREFMMGRFLPAAKAIASNVSQHTSKKNVIKEKQQEFKKLMDDKKGQLRYGPNFLEDVSHDNEDDDDDSDSDYHDQNHSSKFCGLIPRFCSVNPVHGMCMRTKLTTKFTTSTASSSTVSSITGSDNEPARTGMYERRSWNGVLKSKSTETINLEGSKLYNRLQGRAVSVSFSEPIRSSFPEENPKNSKKKALSFKELLADKNTKETDEEDEDLMVEKTLYVDTVQTVKSPSQSNFDKWSESDDESKDGMKRKTCTKSCKDYEDFDLFDEKFGDLGLKGYECKGFELPAPPSDSWLCRTLPLKSSKNTPCQWDPIISPSSNTVASDQNADVDIRSPSPQGPLDSIPEN from the exons ATGGATGCAGTTGATACACTTTCAAGGAGTGAAACATCTTTTTATAATTGTAGTGTTGGATCAGATATAAAACCGTCTGGGATTATTCCAAACGATCCAAAAATGCGCGAATTCATGATGGGTCGATTTCTTCCTGCTGCTAAAGCAATCGCTTCGAATGTATCTCAACATACATCCAAGAAAAACGTCATTAAAGAGAAACAACAAGAGTTTAAAAAGCTTATGGATGATAAGAAGGGTCAACTTAGATATGGACCTAACTTTTTGGAGGATGTTTCtcatgataatgaagatgatgacgatgatAGTGATTCTGATTATCATGATCAAAATCATTCATCCAAATTTTGTGGTTTAATCCCACGTTTTTGCTCTGTTAATCCCGTTCATGGTATGTGTATGAGGACAAAGTTAACAACAAAGTTCACGACATCTACTGCTAGCTCTTCTACTGTTAGTTCTATAACTGGATCTGATAATGAG CCTGCAAGGACTGGAATGTATGAACGAAGATCATGGAATGGTGTTTTGAAGAGCAAATCGACTGAAACTATAAATTTGGAGGGATCGAAGCTTTATAATCGTTTGCAGGGACGGGCAGTTTCAGTCAGTTTTAGCGAACCAATTCGATCTAGTTTTCCTGAAGAAAACcctaaaaattcaaagaaaaaagcTTTAAGCTTTAAGGAATTACTGGCTGATAAGAACACAAAAGaaacagatgaagaagatgaagatttgATGGTTGAAAAGACTCTTTATGTGGATACTGTGCAAACTGTCAAATCACCATCTCAATCCAACTTCGATAAATGGTCAGAGTCAGATGATGAATCAAAAGATGGTATGAAACGAAAAACGTGTACGAAGTCCTGCAAGGATTATGAAGATTTTGATTTGTTTGATGAAAAGTTTGGTGATTTAGGTCTGAAAGGTTATGAATGTAAGGGTTTTGAACTCCCTGCACCCCCGTCAGACTCGTGGTTATGTCGTACGCTGCCTTTGAAGTCTTCCAAAAATACCCCTTGTCAGTGGGACCCGATTATATCGCCGTCTTCGAACACTGTTGCTAGTGACCAGAATGCTGATGTGGACATTCGGTCACCATCTCCTCAG GGACCATTGGATTCTATACCAGAGAACTAG
- the LOC139862358 gene encoding ribose-phosphate pyrophosphokinase 4-like, with the protein MEKPNKKQVFLFYCMESQELAHKISAQSDLIQLQSINWRSFDDGFPNLFINNAQDIRGQHVAFLASFSSPAVIFEQLSVIFALPRLFVASFTLVLPFFPTGSFERMEEEGDVATAFTMARILSNIPVSRGGPTSLVIYDIHALQERFYFSDHVLPCFETGMPLLKQRLHQLPDANDVVIAFPDDGAYKRFHKQLDHFPTVVCAKVREGDKRIVRLKEGDPAGRHVVIVDDLVQSGGTLIECQKVLAAHGATKVSAYVTHAVFPKRSWTKFIHTDGENSNKAFAYFWITDSCAPTVKDISNQAPFEVLSLAGSIADALQI; encoded by the exons ATGGAGAAACCTAATAAAAAGCAAGTGTTTTTGTTCTACTGTATGGAATCGCAAGAACTTGCTCACAAAATCTCCGCTCAATCTGACCTCATTCAGCTTCAATCCATCAACTGGAG gagttttgatgatGGGTTCCCCAACTTATTTATAAACAATGCACAAGATATCAGAGGCCAGCACGTTGCGTTTCTTGCATCGTTCAGCTCGCCAGCTGTCATTTTCGAGCAGCTTTCAGTTATATTTGCACTCCCGAGGCTTTTTGTTGCTTCGTTTACATTAGTGTTACCGTTCTTTCCAACTGGTTCATTTGAAAGAATGGAAGAAGAAGGAGACGTAGCAACCGCATTTACCATGGCTAGAATATTGTCGAATATTCCTGTATCGAGAGGTGGTCCCACAAGTTTAGTTATCTACGACATACATGCTTTGCAG GAAAGATTTTACTTCAGTGATCATGTTTTACCGTGTTTTGAAACTGGGATGCCTCTGCTGAAGCAACGTCTTCATCAACTTCCTGATGCTAATGAT GTTGTAATTGCCTTTCCAGATGATGGGGCTTATAAGCGATTCCACAAACAGTTGGATCATTTCCCCACA GTAGTTTGTGCAAAAGTTCGTGAAGGCGATAAACGAATAGTTCGTTTGAAAGAGGGTGACCCGGCTGGTCGCCATGTTGTAATCGTCGATGATTTGGTGCAATCTGGAGGTACATTAATTGAATGCCAG AAAGTTTTGGCAGCTCATGGGGCAACTAAGGTCAGCGCTTATGTCACACATGCAGTGTTCCCTAAAAGATCGTGGACAAAATTTATTCACACTGATGGCG AAAATTCAAACAAGGCGTTTGCATACTTTTGGATAACGGACTCATGTGCTCCTACTGTTAAAGATATTTCAAATCAAGCTCCTTTTGAAGTCTTAAGTCTAGCAGGATCAATTGCAGATGCACTTCAAATATGA